In Cinclus cinclus chromosome 13, bCinCin1.1, whole genome shotgun sequence, a genomic segment contains:
- the RGMA gene encoding repulsive guidance molecule A, whose amino-acid sequence MRPPRERIVVKARAGWMGMGRGAGSTALGLFQILPVFLCIFPSVTSPCKILKCNSEFWAATSGSHHLGAEEAPEFCTALRAYAHCTRRTARTCRGDLAYHSAVHGIDDLMVQHNCSKDGPTSQPRLRTLPPGDSQERSDSPEICHYEKSFHKHSAAPNYTHCGLFGDPHLRTFTDTFQTCKVQGAWPLIDNNYLNVQVTNTPVLPGSSATATSKLTIIFKSFQECVDQKVYQAEMDELPAAFVDGSKNGGDKHGANSLKITEKVSGQHIEIQAKYIGTTIVVRQVGRYLTFAVRMPEEVVNAVEDRDSQGLYLCLRGCPLNQQIDFQTIRLAQATEGRARRKGPSLPTPPEAFTYETATAKCREKLPVEDLYFQSCVFDLLTTGDVNFMLAAYYAFEDVKMLHSNKDKLHLYERTRVLTPGNTAPTGTHSTLWVALLCLCWLSLL is encoded by the exons TGACATCTCCATGCAAGATCCTCAAGTGCAACTCTGAGTTCTGGGCGGCCACGTCGGGCTCGCACCACCTGGGCGCGGAGGAGGCGCCGGAGTTCTGCACGGCGCTGCGCGCCTACGCGCACTGCACGCGCCGCACCGCCCGCACCTGCAGGGGAGACCTGGCCTACCACTCCGCCGTGCATGGCATAGACGATCTCATGGTGCAGCACAACTGCTCCAAGGATGGCCCCACGTCCCAGCCCCGCCTCCGGACGTTGCCCCCCGGGGACAGCCAGGAGCGCTCTGACAGCCCCGAGATCTGCCACTATGAGAAGAGCTTTCACAAGCACTCGGCCGCCCCCAACTACACCCACTGTGGGCTCTTTGGGGACCCCCACCTCAGGACTTTCACGGACACTTTCCAGACCTGCAAGGTGCAGGGGGCTTGGCCGCTCATAGACAATAACTACCTGAACGTGCAGGTCACCAACACGCCGGTGCTGCCTGGCTCCTCggccactgccaccagcaaG CTCACCATCATCTTCAAGAGCTTCCAGGAGTGCGTGGATCAGAAAGTGTACCAGGCAGAGATGGACGAGCTCCCCGCTGCCTTTGTGGACGGCTCCAAGAACGGAGGGGACAAGCACGGAGCCAACAGCCTGAAGATCACAGAGAAGGTGTCGGGCCAGCACATCGAGATCCAGGCCAAGTACATCGGCACCACCATCGTGGTGAGGCAGGTGGGCCGGTACCTCACCTTCGCCGTGCGCATGCCGGAGGAGGTGGTCAACGCCGTGGAGGACCGGGACAGTCAGGGCCTCTACCTGTGCCTCCGTGGTTGTCCACTCAACCAACAGATTGACTTCCAGACCATCCGCTTGGCTCAGGCCACGGAGGGTCGTGCCCGGAGGAAGGGGCCCAGCCTGCCAACGCCCCCCGAGGCCTTCACCTACGAAACGGCCACGGCCAAGTGCAGGGAAAAGCTGCCCGTGGAGGACCTCTACTTCCAGTCCTGTGTCTTTGACCTCCTCACCACAGGGGATGTGAACTTCATGCTGGCTGCTTACTATGCCTTTGAGGACGTGAAGATGCTTCACTCCAACAAAGACAAGCTGCACCTCTATGAAAGGACACGGGTCCTGACCCCGGGCAACACGGCTCCCACAGGAACGCATTCCACCCTCTGGgtagcactgctgtgtttgtgttgGTTGTCCTTGTTATAG